A single region of the Corallincola holothuriorum genome encodes:
- the rsxG gene encoding electron transport complex subunit RsxG: MNLLPIGKNGLILALFALVTTALVAATNHFTAPQIERQEQQQLITTLEHLFPAGSYNNDLYKECIEVTNHQFLGRKTAQRAFIARFNEEPVGIAIETTAPDGYNGAIDIIVGILSDGTVAGVRVLSHKETPGLGDKIELRKSKWVMSFDQQKLVDETDPAWKVKKDGGEFDQFTGATITPRAVVKAVRNTLLYYQLNRERLFTQATRCGEPS; this comes from the coding sequence ATGAACCTCCTACCGATCGGTAAGAACGGACTGATCTTGGCATTGTTTGCGCTGGTCACCACTGCGCTTGTCGCCGCAACCAATCATTTTACGGCGCCTCAAATCGAACGTCAGGAACAACAACAACTAATAACCACTCTGGAACACCTGTTTCCTGCAGGCAGCTACAATAACGACCTGTATAAAGAGTGCATCGAAGTCACTAATCACCAATTTCTCGGCCGAAAAACAGCACAACGAGCATTTATTGCCCGCTTCAATGAAGAACCCGTCGGCATTGCTATCGAAACGACTGCGCCAGATGGCTACAACGGCGCTATCGATATCATTGTGGGTATTCTTAGTGACGGTACAGTTGCCGGCGTCAGGGTGCTTAGCCATAAAGAGACACCGGGGCTTGGCGATAAGATCGAGTTGCGTAAAAGTAAATGGGTGATGAGTTTTGACCAACAAAAACTGGTTGATGAAACGGATCCAGCCTGGAAGGTGAAGAAGGATGGCGGCGAGTTCGACCAGTTTACAGGCGCCACCATCACGCCAAGAGCTGTAGTCAAAGCAGTGAGAAATACACTGCTCTACTATCAGCTCAATCGTGAACGCCTGTTTACCCAAGCAACCCGTTGCGGAGAGCCATCATGA
- the gloA gene encoding lactoylglutathione lyase, with protein sequence MRILHTMLRVGDLQRSIDFYTGVLEMDLIRQSDNEEYKYTLAFVGYGDERSGAVLELTYNWGTDQYDLGSAFGHIAIEVDDIYGACEKIRTAGGNITREPGPVKGGTTEIAFVEDPDGYKIELINKKFAGKGLGN encoded by the coding sequence ATGCGCATTCTTCATACCATGCTTCGTGTCGGTGATCTTCAACGCTCTATCGATTTCTATACTGGCGTACTGGAGATGGATCTAATTAGACAATCTGACAATGAAGAGTACAAATACACCCTCGCCTTTGTTGGTTACGGTGATGAACGTAGCGGTGCAGTCTTAGAGCTAACTTATAACTGGGGCACCGACCAATATGACTTAGGCTCAGCATTTGGCCATATCGCCATTGAAGTGGATGATATTTATGGAGCCTGTGAAAAGATCCGTACCGCTGGCGGAAATATCACCCGAGAGCCAGGTCCGGTAAAAGGCGGAACAACCGAAATTGCATTTGTTGAAGATCCCGATGGTTACAAGATCGAGTTGATTAACAAGAAGTTCGCCGGAAAAGGGTTGGGCAACTAA
- a CDS encoding flagellar protein MotY — protein sequence MRLNLSLIAIALIVSQQANAGVRTYAAGLENSQWALASDSRLECRLEHKVPHYGEVSFSSKANKLINLNFDLDMRLQPAKKTPVALRSVPPSWKPGLPTARIGKTTLYRQFEGRVDQQSAWVMLHELEKGMQPTLYYSDWNQRNDEVAVGLSAVNFRQQYYDFLSCVDNLLPYSFDDISYTVLNYQSNSDKLNKESQRKLEMIGEYLKLAPTIELVLVDAYSDSYGGRWHNEQLSIKRAQSIKDYLKEQGLDDKRIRTEGHGEKRHIATNETTIGRNTNRRVVIRMSR from the coding sequence ATGCGTTTAAACCTTAGCCTTATTGCGATAGCGCTAATAGTGAGTCAGCAGGCAAATGCTGGCGTGAGAACGTACGCCGCGGGCTTAGAAAATAGCCAATGGGCATTGGCGAGTGATTCGCGGCTTGAATGCCGTCTAGAGCACAAGGTGCCCCATTACGGTGAAGTGAGTTTTAGTAGTAAGGCGAATAAGCTCATCAATTTGAACTTCGATTTGGATATGCGCTTGCAACCGGCCAAGAAAACCCCTGTGGCTTTGCGTTCGGTACCGCCAAGTTGGAAACCTGGATTACCTACTGCGCGCATAGGCAAGACAACCCTTTATCGCCAGTTTGAAGGTCGAGTGGATCAACAAAGTGCTTGGGTTATGTTGCATGAGTTGGAGAAGGGGATGCAGCCCACGCTCTATTACAGCGATTGGAACCAACGCAACGATGAGGTTGCGGTTGGTCTCTCCGCTGTCAATTTCCGTCAGCAATACTATGACTTCCTTAGCTGTGTTGATAATTTGCTGCCATACAGCTTCGATGATATCTCCTATACGGTACTGAATTATCAGTCCAATAGTGACAAATTGAATAAAGAGTCGCAGCGTAAGCTGGAGATGATTGGTGAATACCTGAAGCTTGCACCAACGATCGAGTTAGTATTGGTTGATGCGTACAGCGATAGTTATGGTGGACGCTGGCACAATGAGCAGCTTTCTATTAAGCGGGCGCAATCGATCAAAGACTACCTTAAAGAGCAGGGGCTTGATGATAAGCGGATCCGTACAGAAGGGCATGGTGAGAAACGTCATATTGCAACCAACGAAACAACGATTGGTAGAAATACTAACCGACGGGTTGTGATCCGTATGAGTCGTTAA
- a CDS encoding Na+/H+ antiporter family protein — protein MNAVVLSVLLVLTLSLFRVNVVIALIVSALAGGLIGGLSLSDTLSAFNGGLGNGASIALSYAMLGAFAAALSNSGITDYLADHVINKLGGGEHEKQKLWAKHLLLFALLAVSVSSQNIIPVHIAFIPILVPPLLHLMSELKLDRRLVACVITFGLTTPYMLLPVGFGGIFLNEILLTNLNTNGLAIDASAVAPAMLLPACGMFIGLGLAMFSYRKKRHYDEAAIKAVEPEQHDKQPRQVWVPLAAIAGALVLQLLTESIVIGSLTGLIILWIGRSIRLTDTQALFSQGVKMMGMIGFIMISAAGYAAVLKGTGDVESLVSVVSGWMGESKALAAITMLVIGLLITMGIGSSFSTIPVIATLYVPLAISLGFSVPATIALVGTAAALGDAGSPASDSTLGPTSGLNVDGQHDHIWDTVVPTFIHYNLPLLGFGWLAAMVL, from the coding sequence ATGAATGCTGTTGTTCTGTCAGTGCTTCTTGTCCTCACCTTAAGTCTGTTTCGCGTCAATGTGGTTATTGCCTTGATCGTCAGTGCCCTCGCAGGCGGACTTATTGGCGGCTTATCATTGTCTGACACCCTATCAGCATTTAATGGCGGCTTAGGCAATGGCGCTAGCATTGCACTCAGTTATGCCATGCTGGGGGCATTTGCAGCGGCGCTTTCCAATAGCGGCATTACTGATTACCTTGCTGACCATGTGATAAACAAGCTCGGTGGTGGTGAGCATGAAAAACAGAAACTATGGGCCAAGCACCTACTCTTGTTTGCTCTACTCGCGGTTTCCGTATCATCACAGAACATCATTCCTGTGCATATCGCCTTTATTCCTATTCTTGTTCCTCCCCTGTTGCACCTGATGAGCGAATTGAAGCTCGACCGCCGCTTAGTCGCGTGCGTTATCACCTTCGGTCTAACCACCCCATACATGCTGCTGCCGGTAGGCTTTGGCGGTATCTTTCTTAACGAGATCCTACTGACTAACCTTAATACTAACGGCCTGGCGATTGACGCTTCTGCCGTTGCGCCAGCCATGTTGCTCCCAGCCTGCGGCATGTTTATCGGCCTAGGCCTAGCGATGTTCAGTTATCGGAAAAAGCGCCACTATGATGAAGCGGCAATAAAAGCAGTAGAACCTGAGCAGCATGACAAGCAACCACGCCAGGTGTGGGTACCGTTAGCAGCAATCGCTGGCGCTTTGGTATTACAACTCTTAACTGAATCCATCGTCATTGGCTCTCTCACCGGGCTAATCATTCTTTGGATCGGTCGAAGCATTAGACTCACCGACACTCAAGCGCTATTCAGCCAAGGAGTGAAAATGATGGGGATGATAGGCTTCATTATGATCAGCGCCGCTGGCTACGCCGCAGTCTTGAAAGGCACTGGCGATGTTGAGAGCTTAGTATCAGTGGTCTCCGGCTGGATGGGTGAAAGTAAGGCCTTAGCTGCCATCACCATGTTAGTGATTGGCCTATTGATCACCATGGGTATTGGCAGCTCGTTCTCAACCATACCTGTCATAGCCACACTGTATGTGCCGCTAGCTATCTCACTTGGCTTTTCAGTACCGGCAACCATCGCCTTGGTGGGTACTGCCGCCGCCCTCGGAGATGCAGGCTCTCCCGCTTCAGACTCAACCCTGGGTCCCACATCAGGCCTAAATGTTGATGGTCAACATGACCATATCTGGGACACCGTCGTTCCAACTTTCATTCACTACAACCTGCCACTGCTTGGCTTCGGCTGGTTAGCTGCCATGGTGCTTTAA
- a CDS encoding 3-phosphoshikimate 1-carboxyvinyltransferase, whose product MSEQRTTKQAFQGSLHNDPVIQRLFERVPQKVQDSFTEEQLIHLKVAVGSRGWGEHTVDIRGSFRGWKHRYYYVMLFGRNRRQLSPGQQHIHNLLSAGLLSVLLMGGLLLGFMVLYLLKSALGIDLLPNHSLGLWDWFKS is encoded by the coding sequence ATGAGCGAACAACGCACGACTAAACAAGCTTTTCAAGGGTCGTTGCATAATGACCCCGTGATCCAGCGACTTTTTGAGCGAGTGCCGCAGAAAGTACAAGACAGTTTTACTGAAGAGCAGTTGATCCACTTAAAAGTGGCTGTCGGCTCACGAGGCTGGGGTGAACACACCGTTGATATCCGCGGTTCATTTCGCGGCTGGAAACATCGTTATTACTACGTCATGCTGTTTGGCCGTAACCGCAGGCAGCTTAGTCCGGGGCAGCAGCATATTCACAATCTGCTCAGTGCCGGACTGCTATCCGTGTTGCTGATGGGGGGGTTATTACTCGGATTTATGGTGCTCTACCTTTTAAAATCCGCACTGGGGATAGATCTGCTTCCCAATCACTCTCTTGGCTTATGGGATTGGTTTAAAAGTTAA
- the sodB gene encoding superoxide dismutase [Fe], which translates to MAFELPALPYAKDALEPHISAETLEYHYGKHHNTYVVKLNGLVEGTEFEGKSLEDVVKTSSGGVFNNAAQIWNHTFYWHCLSPNGGGEPTGALAEAITAAFGSFEDFKAKFTDSAINNFGSSWTWLVKKADGSLDIVNTSNAATPLTEEGVTPLLTVDLWEHAYYIDYRNLRPDYMKAFWALVNWEFVTSNFA; encoded by the coding sequence ATGGCATTTGAACTTCCTGCCCTGCCGTACGCAAAAGACGCTTTAGAACCTCATATCTCAGCTGAGACTCTTGAGTATCATTACGGTAAACACCACAACACCTACGTCGTTAAACTAAACGGTTTAGTCGAAGGCACTGAATTTGAAGGCAAGAGCCTAGAAGATGTCGTTAAAACCTCTTCTGGCGGCGTTTTTAACAACGCTGCGCAAATCTGGAACCATACTTTTTACTGGCACTGCCTGAGCCCAAATGGCGGCGGCGAACCTACTGGCGCATTAGCAGAAGCAATCACTGCTGCGTTCGGTTCTTTCGAAGATTTCAAAGCAAAATTCACTGACAGCGCAATCAACAACTTTGGTTCAAGCTGGACTTGGTTGGTGAAGAAAGCTGACGGCAGCCTGGACATTGTTAACACTTCTAATGCAGCAACTCCGCTGACTGAAGAGGGTGTAACTCCTCTGCTGACGGTAGATCTGTGGGAACATGCTTACTACATCGACTACCGCAACCTGCGCCCTGACTACATGAAAGCATTCTGGGCACTGGTAAACTGGGAATTCGTGACAAGCAACTTTGCTTAA
- a CDS encoding electron transport complex subunit E, whose amino-acid sequence MSEVKEVIWQGLWKNNPGLVQLLGLCPLLAVTASVTNGLGLGLATLLVLVGSNISVAVVRNWVPSEIRIPVFVMIIAAYVTCIQLLMNAYTYGLYQSLGIFIPLIVTNCVIIGRAEAYASKNSVPMAALDGLMMGVGFTLVLVVLGGLRELLGQGTLFDGMEMLLGSWAHALRIEVFQVDSHFLLAILAPGAFLGMGLLIALKNLIDAHVEKRLKQKTPVMKAERARVTANQTQS is encoded by the coding sequence ATGAGTGAAGTCAAAGAGGTTATCTGGCAAGGGTTGTGGAAGAACAACCCTGGTTTAGTGCAGTTACTTGGTTTATGTCCGTTACTCGCCGTAACCGCCTCTGTTACTAATGGATTGGGCTTAGGTCTAGCTACGTTGCTGGTGTTAGTTGGCTCCAATATCTCTGTTGCCGTCGTCAGGAACTGGGTACCGAGCGAAATACGGATCCCAGTTTTTGTGATGATTATTGCCGCCTATGTCACCTGCATTCAACTGCTAATGAATGCCTACACATACGGACTTTACCAATCACTTGGTATCTTTATCCCGCTCATTGTTACCAACTGCGTGATCATTGGCCGAGCCGAGGCTTACGCCTCAAAAAACAGTGTACCGATGGCAGCTCTGGATGGTTTGATGATGGGCGTGGGTTTCACCTTGGTATTGGTCGTCCTCGGTGGTCTAAGGGAGCTCCTTGGTCAAGGTACCCTATTTGACGGCATGGAGATGCTGCTCGGTAGTTGGGCCCATGCGTTGCGCATTGAAGTGTTCCAAGTCGATAGCCACTTTCTACTCGCGATCCTGGCACCTGGCGCATTTCTCGGTATGGGCTTATTGATCGCGTTGAAGAACCTTATCGACGCCCATGTCGAAAAACGCCTAAAACAGAAAACGCCGGTGATGAAAGCTGAGCGCGCCAGAGTCACAGCGAATCAAACACAGTCATGA
- a CDS encoding Grx4 family monothiol glutaredoxin, producing MDTVERIKKQISENPILLYMKGSPKLPSCGFSSQASQVLMNCGEKFAYVDILQNPEIRAELPKYANWPTFPQLWVDGELIGGCDIVIEMFQKGELQPLIKETADKYREDAPAAE from the coding sequence ATGGATACTGTAGAGCGTATTAAAAAGCAGATTTCTGAAAATCCGATCCTTCTTTACATGAAAGGTTCTCCGAAACTTCCTAGCTGTGGATTTTCATCGCAAGCTTCTCAGGTATTAATGAATTGTGGTGAGAAGTTCGCCTATGTTGATATTCTGCAAAACCCTGAGATCCGCGCGGAACTGCCTAAGTACGCCAACTGGCCAACGTTCCCCCAGCTATGGGTTGACGGTGAGCTTATTGGTGGCTGTGATATCGTCATTGAGATGTTTCAAAAGGGTGAGTTACAGCCGCTGATTAAAGAAACCGCGGATAAGTATCGCGAAGACGCGCCAGCTGCAGAGTAA
- a CDS encoding S1C family serine protease: protein MELALQRKNTTLPSLLIMAIVMLLTACASNAGEDDVANIFAKVNDSVVELHVKAIQTEKTGNRTSSNGLGSGVLISDSGKVLTAAHVVDTATEVKVIFTNGDISFAKILWIEHKADLAMLKLDKVPEGIKPVKIGDSKTLRIGERIMVIGAPYGVSHSLSVGYVSGRREGPEKVSRNITPVFLQTDAAINKGNSGGPMFNMQGEVIGIVSRILSQSGGFEGLGFAVATQTVQAIIDEGTLPYAGLTALPLTPELARVLNIPQGYGALVQQVVPFSPTDLIGLRPGRLPVKVMGRTLLLGGDVLLAVNGIEIRDEESLFNVRETMQAMEKKDPLVLTILRDGKVITLMETKQ from the coding sequence ATGGAACTCGCTTTACAACGAAAAAACACCACGCTGCCCTCTCTGCTCATCATGGCGATTGTGATGTTACTTACCGCCTGTGCCAGCAATGCTGGTGAAGACGATGTCGCCAATATTTTCGCCAAGGTCAACGACAGTGTGGTTGAACTGCATGTGAAAGCCATTCAAACGGAAAAGACCGGCAACAGAACAAGTAGTAACGGTCTCGGCTCAGGTGTGCTGATTTCCGATTCAGGCAAGGTGCTGACAGCAGCCCACGTGGTCGATACAGCCACAGAGGTGAAAGTCATTTTCACGAATGGTGATATAAGTTTCGCCAAAATCCTTTGGATCGAACACAAAGCAGATCTCGCGATGCTCAAGCTCGACAAAGTACCAGAGGGGATTAAACCGGTAAAAATAGGCGATTCAAAAACCCTCAGGATCGGTGAGCGGATCATGGTGATCGGTGCCCCTTACGGTGTCAGTCACAGCCTATCTGTCGGCTATGTTAGCGGCAGAAGAGAAGGCCCAGAAAAGGTATCTCGTAATATCACCCCGGTATTCCTGCAGACCGACGCGGCAATAAACAAAGGCAACTCAGGTGGCCCGATGTTTAATATGCAAGGTGAGGTGATCGGTATTGTCAGCCGCATTTTGAGTCAGAGTGGTGGCTTCGAAGGCTTAGGCTTTGCTGTTGCTACACAAACGGTTCAGGCAATTATTGACGAAGGTACCCTGCCCTATGCTGGTCTAACAGCTTTACCGCTAACTCCGGAACTGGCGCGGGTACTGAATATTCCACAGGGCTATGGCGCTTTAGTGCAACAGGTCGTGCCCTTCTCACCAACGGATCTGATCGGCCTGCGACCAGGACGCTTACCAGTCAAAGTGATGGGCAGAACCCTGCTGCTGGGGGGCGATGTATTACTGGCGGTGAATGGCATTGAGATCCGTGACGAAGAGTCACTGTTTAACGTGCGTGAAACGATGCAAGCCATGGAGAAAAAAGATCCCTTAGTGCTAACGATTCTGCGTGATGGCAAAGTCATCACACTAATGGAAACCAAGCAGTAA
- the nth gene encoding endonuclease III: MNKDKRQQILVRLRDDNPEPTTELNFSTPFELLVAVTLSAQATDVSVNKATDKLFPVANTPQAIVDLGVDGLKAYIKTIGLYNSKAENVFKACQMLLSLHNGEVPEDRDALEALPGVGRKTANVVLNTAFGWPTIAVDTHIFRVSNRTGFAKGKNVVEVENKLLKVVPKEFKVDVHHWLILHGRYTCIARKPRCGSCIIEDLCEYKEKTEI, from the coding sequence ATGAATAAAGATAAACGCCAGCAAATTTTAGTGCGCCTCCGCGACGATAACCCGGAGCCGACAACAGAATTAAATTTCTCCACACCGTTTGAGTTACTGGTGGCCGTCACGCTATCAGCACAAGCCACAGATGTCAGTGTCAATAAAGCCACCGACAAGCTGTTTCCTGTGGCCAATACACCACAAGCTATTGTGGATCTTGGTGTTGATGGTCTGAAGGCCTATATCAAAACCATCGGCTTATATAATTCTAAAGCGGAAAATGTCTTTAAAGCCTGCCAGATGCTGTTATCACTGCATAATGGCGAGGTACCTGAAGACCGCGATGCACTGGAAGCCTTGCCGGGGGTTGGTCGAAAAACTGCCAACGTTGTCCTCAACACAGCATTTGGTTGGCCCACTATTGCCGTAGACACTCACATTTTCCGGGTCAGTAACCGCACCGGTTTTGCCAAAGGTAAAAATGTTGTTGAGGTAGAAAATAAGCTGCTGAAGGTCGTACCAAAAGAGTTTAAGGTTGATGTTCACCATTGGCTGATCCTCCACGGCCGTTACACCTGTATCGCCCGTAAACCACGCTGCGGCAGCTGTATCATAGAAGACCTCTGTGAATACAAGGAGAAAACAGAGATCTAA
- a CDS encoding peroxiredoxin codes for MSVLVGRPAPDFTAPAVLANGDIVDAFNLKETIAGKPAVIFFYPLDFTFVCPSELLAFDHRMADFEKRGVVVIGVSIDSHFTHNAWRNTPVDQGGIGPVKYPLVADITHSICQAYDVEHPEAGVAFRGSFLIDKNGDVRHQVVNDLPLGRNVDEMLRMIDALQFHEDHGEVCPAGWTEGDKGMDASPEGVAAYLSENADKL; via the coding sequence ATGAGTGTACTCGTAGGCCGCCCAGCCCCTGATTTTACCGCACCAGCAGTATTGGCAAATGGCGATATTGTTGACGCATTCAATTTGAAAGAGACGATTGCTGGTAAGCCAGCGGTTATTTTCTTTTATCCATTAGATTTTACCTTCGTTTGTCCTTCTGAGTTGTTGGCATTCGACCACCGTATGGCTGATTTCGAAAAGCGCGGTGTTGTAGTTATCGGTGTTTCTATCGATTCTCACTTCACTCATAACGCATGGCGTAACACGCCAGTAGATCAGGGCGGTATTGGCCCGGTTAAATATCCACTGGTTGCTGATATCACTCATTCAATCTGTCAGGCATATGACGTTGAGCACCCTGAAGCAGGTGTTGCTTTCCGTGGTTCATTCCTGATCGATAAGAATGGCGATGTTCGTCATCAGGTAGTTAACGATCTGCCGTTGGGCCGTAATGTTGATGAGATGCTGCGTATGATTGATGCACTGCAGTTCCATGAAGATCACGGTGAAGTTTGCCCTGCAGGTTGGACTGAAGGTGATAAAGGCATGGATGCAAGCCCTGAAGGTGTTGCAGCGTACCTATCTGAGAACGCAGATAAACTGTAA
- the rnt gene encoding ribonuclease T: MSDTVKRSLHQRFRGYFPVVIDIETGGFNPATDALLEIAAVTLKMDDDGFLTPDQKIHFNVSPFIGANLDPSSLAFTGIDPNDPERNAVAECEALKEIFKLVRKSQKAAECHRSIVVAHNAAFDNAFLNAAVARCNIKRNPFHPFATFDTATAAGIAYGQTVLQKACKAAQIDFDSSKAHSAEYDTIRTAELFCSIINRWQSLGGWPVVDVDEETGDAE; this comes from the coding sequence ATGTCAGACACAGTTAAGCGTTCGCTACATCAACGTTTTCGTGGTTACTTCCCCGTCGTTATCGATATCGAAACTGGGGGCTTCAACCCCGCAACCGACGCTTTGCTTGAGATAGCCGCCGTCACTCTAAAGATGGATGATGACGGCTTTCTAACACCCGACCAGAAGATCCACTTTAATGTTTCTCCATTTATTGGTGCCAATCTGGATCCCAGCTCTTTAGCTTTTACCGGCATCGATCCGAATGATCCTGAACGCAATGCAGTCGCGGAATGTGAAGCGCTAAAAGAGATTTTCAAACTAGTTAGGAAAAGCCAAAAAGCGGCGGAATGTCACCGCTCAATCGTGGTTGCCCACAACGCAGCGTTTGATAACGCCTTTCTCAATGCGGCCGTGGCACGTTGTAATATCAAACGTAACCCATTCCACCCGTTTGCCACTTTTGATACCGCAACCGCGGCTGGTATTGCTTATGGTCAAACCGTGCTGCAAAAAGCCTGCAAAGCGGCGCAAATCGATTTTGACAGTAGCAAAGCACACAGTGCCGAATATGACACGATACGAACAGCTGAACTATTCTGCTCGATCATTAATCGTTGGCAGTCTCTGGGCGGGTGGCCAGTGGTAGATGTTGATGAAGAAACGGGCGACGCTGAGTAA
- a CDS encoding PrkA family serine protein kinase, translated as MGIFEHYQQRYEAAQEEEYSIQEFLELCKSDRSAYASAAERLLLAIGTPEMIDTSQHAVESRLFSNRVVARYPAFAEFFGMEDAIEQIVAYLKHAAQGLEEQKQILYLLGPVGGGKSSLAEKLKQLMEKIPIYSLSANGERSPVNDHPFCLFDPAEDAAILKKEYKIPARYLGTIMSPWAAKRLREFGGDISQFKVIKRFPSVLDQVAVAKTEPGDENNQDISSLVGKVDIRQLEHYSQNDPDAYSYSGALCRANQGLMEFVEMFKAPIKVLHPLLTATQEGNYNPTEGLSALPFKGIILAHSNESEWQSFRNNKNNEAFLDRVYIVKVPYCLRVSEEIKIYNKLIEHSELSGAPCAPGTLDILSRFSVLSRLKDPDNSSIYSKMRVYDGESLKDTDPKAKSYQEYRDFAGVDEGMNGLSTRFAFKILSRVFNFDHGEVAANPVHLFYVLEQQIEREQFPQESADLYLEHLKGYLIPKYVEFIGKEIQTAYLESYSEYGQNIFDRYVTYADFWIQDQDYRDPETGQLFDRAALNAELEKIEKPAGISNPKDFRNEIVNFVLRAKANNNGKNPAWTSYEKLRTVIEKKMFSNTEDLLPVISFNAKTSAEDQKKHQDFVARMMEKGYTQKQVHLLSEWYLRVRKSS; from the coding sequence ATGGGGATCTTCGAACATTATCAGCAACGCTACGAGGCAGCTCAGGAAGAAGAGTACTCGATACAAGAGTTTCTTGAACTGTGTAAATCAGATCGCAGCGCCTACGCATCAGCCGCTGAAAGACTGCTGCTGGCCATCGGCACCCCCGAGATGATCGATACATCACAACACGCCGTCGAGTCTCGCCTGTTTTCTAACCGTGTGGTCGCCCGTTACCCCGCTTTTGCTGAATTCTTCGGCATGGAAGACGCAATAGAACAGATTGTTGCCTATCTCAAACATGCCGCCCAAGGACTGGAGGAGCAGAAGCAGATCCTATACCTGTTGGGCCCCGTAGGTGGTGGTAAATCTTCATTGGCAGAAAAACTGAAGCAGCTAATGGAGAAAATCCCTATCTATTCACTGTCGGCCAACGGTGAACGCAGCCCGGTTAACGACCATCCATTTTGCCTGTTTGATCCGGCAGAGGATGCTGCAATCCTTAAAAAAGAGTACAAAATACCCGCCCGCTACCTAGGTACCATTATGTCTCCGTGGGCCGCCAAACGATTGAGAGAATTTGGTGGTGACATCAGCCAATTTAAAGTAATTAAGCGTTTTCCCTCGGTGCTAGACCAAGTCGCCGTAGCCAAAACAGAGCCCGGAGATGAAAACAATCAAGATATCAGCTCCCTCGTTGGCAAAGTAGACATTCGCCAACTAGAGCACTATTCACAAAATGACCCTGACGCCTACAGCTATTCCGGCGCACTCTGCCGTGCCAACCAAGGCTTGATGGAATTTGTCGAGATGTTCAAGGCGCCGATCAAGGTATTACATCCCTTGCTCACAGCGACACAAGAGGGCAACTACAACCCAACCGAGGGCCTCTCTGCCCTGCCCTTCAAAGGGATCATTCTCGCTCACTCGAATGAATCTGAGTGGCAAAGTTTTCGCAACAATAAGAACAACGAGGCTTTTCTTGACCGAGTTTATATCGTCAAGGTGCCTTACTGTCTGCGCGTCTCCGAAGAGATTAAAATTTATAACAAGCTGATTGAACATTCAGAACTGAGCGGCGCCCCCTGTGCCCCAGGTACACTCGACATACTGTCGCGGTTTAGCGTACTTTCAAGGCTCAAAGATCCTGACAACTCCAGTATCTATTCAAAGATGCGCGTATACGATGGAGAAAGCCTCAAAGATACAGATCCTAAAGCGAAGTCATATCAGGAGTACCGCGATTTTGCTGGCGTAGATGAAGGGATGAACGGGCTGTCGACTCGGTTTGCTTTCAAGATCCTCTCACGGGTATTTAATTTTGATCACGGAGAGGTTGCCGCTAATCCCGTGCATCTTTTTTATGTCTTAGAGCAGCAGATAGAACGAGAACAGTTCCCTCAAGAATCGGCAGATCTTTACCTTGAACACCTGAAGGGCTACCTGATCCCGAAATATGTCGAATTTATCGGCAAAGAGATCCAAACCGCTTATCTGGAAAGCTACTCCGAGTACGGCCAAAACATTTTTGACCGCTACGTCACCTACGCAGATTTTTGGATCCAAGATCAGGATTATCGAGATCCGGAAACCGGACAACTATTTGACCGCGCAGCGCTAAACGCCGAGCTGGAAAAAATAGAAAAACCGGCAGGGATAAGTAACCCGAAAGACTTTCGTAACGAGATAGTTAACTTCGTGCTGAGAGCAAAAGCCAATAACAACGGCAAAAACCCGGCATGGACTAGCTACGAAAAGCTCCGCACCGTAATTGAGAAAAAAATGTTCTCAAATACTGAAGATCTGTTACCCGTTATCTCGTTTAATGCCAAAACGTCTGCGGAAGACCAGAAAAAGCACCAAGATTTTGTCGCCCGTATGATGGAGAAAGGCTATACACAGAAACAGGTCCATCTTCTTTCGGAATGGTACCTAAGGGTACGCAAGTCGTCTTAA